In one Aeromicrobium wangtongii genomic region, the following are encoded:
- a CDS encoding glutamate-5-semialdehyde dehydrogenase, whose protein sequence is MKDQVHSAARRARIAAATLAATKRVDKDAALHAMADALVDRTASILAANALDVETATAAGTGENVIDRLRLDADRVAAFAQGIRDVAALPDPVGEIVRGSTLPNGLRMQQVRVPMGVIGMIYEGRPNVTADAAAICLKAGSAVLLRGSSSAARSNAAIIDIMRDAVAVTGLPADVIQQISADDRSSSTHLMQARGLVDLVIPRGGAGLIQAVVEQSTVPVIETGIGNCHVYVDADADLDMALAIVMNAKTQRTSVCNAAESLLVHKAVADAFVPRVVRALQDAGVTVHGDPAFCDADADVVAATDDDYATEYLSLDISARVVESIDEAIAHVRTFSSGHTEAIVTSSLAAAQRFTAGVDSAAVMVNASTRFTDGAELGFGAEIGISTQKLHARGPMGLAEMTTTTYVVTGDGHVR, encoded by the coding sequence ATGAAGGACCAGGTCCACTCCGCTGCCCGCCGCGCCCGCATCGCCGCCGCCACCCTCGCCGCCACGAAGCGGGTCGACAAGGACGCCGCGCTGCACGCGATGGCCGACGCGCTCGTCGACCGCACCGCGTCGATCCTGGCGGCCAATGCGCTCGACGTCGAGACGGCCACGGCCGCGGGCACGGGCGAGAACGTGATCGACCGCCTGCGCCTGGACGCCGACCGGGTGGCCGCGTTCGCGCAGGGCATCCGTGACGTGGCCGCCCTGCCCGACCCCGTCGGTGAGATCGTCCGCGGCTCGACCCTGCCCAACGGCCTGCGCATGCAGCAGGTGCGCGTCCCCATGGGCGTCATCGGGATGATCTACGAGGGACGCCCCAATGTCACCGCCGACGCCGCCGCGATCTGTCTCAAGGCCGGCAGCGCGGTCCTGCTGCGTGGCTCGTCGTCCGCAGCCCGGTCGAACGCCGCGATCATCGACATCATGCGCGACGCCGTCGCCGTGACGGGGCTGCCGGCGGACGTGATCCAGCAGATCTCCGCCGACGACAGGTCCTCGTCGACCCACCTGATGCAGGCGCGGGGGCTGGTCGACCTGGTGATCCCGCGCGGGGGAGCCGGGCTGATCCAGGCCGTCGTCGAGCAGTCGACCGTCCCGGTGATCGAGACCGGCATCGGCAACTGCCACGTCTACGTCGATGCCGACGCCGATCTGGACATGGCCCTGGCGATCGTCATGAACGCCAAGACGCAGCGCACCAGCGTGTGCAACGCCGCCGAGTCGCTGCTGGTGCACAAGGCCGTCGCGGACGCCTTCGTGCCGCGCGTGGTCCGCGCGCTGCAGGACGCCGGCGTCACGGTGCACGGCGATCCCGCGTTCTGCGACGCCGATGCGGACGTCGTGGCAGCGACCGATGACGACTACGCCACGGAGTACCTGTCGCTGGACATCTCGGCGCGGGTCGTGGAGTCCATCGACGAGGCGATCGCCCACGTGCGCACGTTCTCCTCGGGGCACACCGAGGCGATCGTCACCTCGTCGCTGGCGGCCGCGCAGCGATTCACCGCAGGCGTCGACTCGGCCGCGGTCATGGTCAACGCCTCCACCCGGTTCACCGACGGGGCCGAGCTGGGCTTCGGCGCGGAGATCGGCATCTCCACGCAGAAGCTGCACGCCCGCGGCCCGATGGGCCTGGCGGAGATGACCACGACGACGTATGTCGTCACCGGCGACGGTCACGTGCGCTGA
- the nadD gene encoding nicotinate-nucleotide adenylyltransferase: protein MTPVSRRRVGIMGGTFDPIHHGHLVAASEVQAWFDLDEVVFVPTGQPWQKADRDVSPAEDRYLMTVIATAANPRFNVSRVDIDRGGPTYTIDTLRDLTALHPGADLYFITGADAIAALLTWRNHEELFGLAHFVGVTRPGHEMDDTTLKGLPEDRITIVEIPALAISSTDCRQRVARDEPVWYLVPDGVVQYIGKHDLYRLPPTTEDPSS from the coding sequence CTGACGCCCGTGAGCCGCCGCCGCGTCGGGATCATGGGCGGCACCTTCGACCCGATCCACCACGGTCACCTGGTCGCCGCGAGCGAGGTCCAGGCATGGTTCGACCTCGACGAGGTCGTGTTCGTGCCCACCGGCCAGCCATGGCAGAAGGCTGACCGCGACGTGTCGCCGGCCGAGGACCGTTATCTGATGACGGTGATCGCGACCGCCGCGAACCCGCGGTTCAACGTCAGCCGGGTCGACATCGACCGCGGCGGCCCGACGTACACGATCGACACCCTGCGCGATCTGACCGCCCTGCACCCCGGCGCCGATCTGTACTTCATCACCGGCGCCGACGCGATCGCCGCGCTGCTGACCTGGCGCAATCACGAGGAGCTGTTCGGGCTGGCCCACTTCGTCGGGGTCACCCGGCCCGGCCACGAGATGGATGACACGACGCTCAAGGGACTGCCGGAGGATCGCATCACGATCGTCGAGATCCCGGCCCTGGCCATCTCGTCGACCGACTGCCGACAGCGCGTCGCCCGCGACGAGCCGGTCTGGTACCTCGTCCCGGACGGCGTCGTCCAGTACATCGGCAAGCACGATCTCTATCGCCTGCCACCCACCACCGAGGACCCGTCCTCATGA
- the rsfS gene encoding ribosome silencing factor: MTATDRAVELTRAAAEAASDKLAQDIVAYDVSEQLALTDVFLLCSASNPRQVKAVQDAVEERMIELGVKAVRREGEREGRWVLLDFQDIVVHVQHQEERVFYALERLWSDCPVVALP; the protein is encoded by the coding sequence ATGACCGCCACCGATCGCGCCGTCGAGCTGACCCGCGCAGCGGCCGAGGCCGCCAGCGACAAGCTCGCCCAGGACATCGTCGCCTACGACGTCTCCGAACAGCTCGCACTGACCGATGTCTTCCTGCTCTGCTCGGCCTCCAACCCGCGGCAGGTCAAGGCGGTGCAGGACGCCGTCGAGGAACGCATGATCGAGCTCGGCGTCAAGGCCGTGCGCCGTGAGGGCGAGCGGGAGGGCCGCTGGGTCCTGCTGGACTTCCAGGACATCGTCGTGCACGTGCAGCACCAGGAGGAGCGCGTCTTCTACGCGCTGGAGCGGCTCTGGAGCGACTGCCCGGTCGTCGCGCTCCCGTGA
- a CDS encoding histidine phosphatase family protein translates to MTRQVVLWRHGRTSWNVAGRVQGQSDIPLDEIGHEQARSAALRLAALRPDRIISSDLQRACDTAAYLGAATGVEVELDERFRELNFGAREGLTWRESWDQMPEGMQAWVDGDETKIPGSETHQQAGERFSAGLRAALPSVPKDGILVVVAHGAVLRTGICAFLGIPQAHWGTFGALNNCAWSVLEETPWRPDTQWRLTEWNAGTLPEPVLSDEE, encoded by the coding sequence GTGACCCGGCAGGTCGTCCTGTGGCGGCACGGGAGGACGAGCTGGAACGTCGCCGGCCGGGTCCAGGGGCAGAGCGACATCCCGTTGGACGAGATCGGTCACGAGCAGGCCAGATCGGCGGCCCTGCGGCTGGCGGCCCTGCGGCCCGACCGCATCATCAGCTCCGACCTGCAGCGCGCGTGTGACACCGCCGCGTACCTCGGCGCGGCCACGGGTGTCGAGGTGGAGCTGGACGAGCGTTTTCGCGAGCTGAACTTCGGCGCCCGCGAGGGCCTGACGTGGCGCGAGTCCTGGGACCAGATGCCCGAGGGCATGCAGGCCTGGGTCGACGGTGACGAGACCAAGATTCCCGGCAGCGAGACCCACCAGCAGGCCGGCGAGCGGTTCTCCGCGGGTCTGCGGGCGGCGCTGCCGTCGGTGCCCAAGGACGGGATCCTGGTCGTGGTCGCGCACGGTGCGGTGCTGCGCACCGGCATCTGCGCCTTCCTGGGCATCCCGCAGGCCCACTGGGGCACCTTCGGTGCGCTCAACAACTGCGCGTGGTCGGTGCTGGAGGAGACTCCGTGGCGTCCGGACACGCAGTGGCGGCTGACCGAATGGAACGCCGGGACGCTCCCGGAGCCGGTCCTGTCCGACGAGGAGTGA
- a CDS encoding DUF5819 family protein, which produces MPRPTLRSCFIAVAVAIVGLHLAAVTLAALPPNRYSDAARGQTAYLNPYFTQNWRLFAPSPIAEDRSLRFQGAYLDADGRPARTPWVDWTAVELDLVRHRVVGGRAGYVTNKLVPSLRSRTSAMDTGQQLVVTGAPQADPPSWDALTRALRSAGTPAASLRGFLRYERAATQLGTDVLQSRFPQLDLTAVRYSVRRQGVVPYAARGGSQAERDAARPATTDDVGGWRRPTPGSSAERTAVRGFDRRHR; this is translated from the coding sequence GTGCCACGCCCGACCCTGCGATCCTGCTTCATCGCGGTGGCCGTGGCGATCGTCGGGCTGCACCTGGCTGCCGTGACCTTGGCGGCCCTCCCGCCCAACCGCTACTCGGACGCGGCCCGCGGCCAGACGGCGTACCTGAATCCGTACTTCACCCAGAACTGGCGGCTGTTCGCGCCGAGCCCGATCGCAGAGGACCGCAGCCTGCGCTTCCAGGGTGCGTACCTGGACGCCGACGGCCGGCCGGCACGCACCCCGTGGGTGGACTGGACCGCGGTGGAGCTCGACCTGGTGCGGCACAGGGTGGTCGGCGGCCGGGCCGGCTACGTCACCAACAAGCTGGTTCCGTCGTTGCGCTCGAGGACGTCGGCGATGGACACCGGCCAGCAGCTCGTGGTCACCGGGGCGCCGCAGGCGGACCCGCCGAGCTGGGATGCGCTGACCCGCGCGCTGCGGAGCGCCGGCACGCCGGCGGCGTCCCTGCGTGGCTTCCTGCGATACGAACGGGCGGCGACACAGCTGGGCACCGATGTGCTGCAGTCACGGTTCCCGCAGCTGGACCTGACCGCGGTGCGGTACTCGGTGCGCCGGCAGGGGGTCGTGCCCTATGCGGCCCGCGGCGGGTCGCAGGCCGAGCGTGATGCCGCCCGGCCCGCCACCACGGACGACGTCGGCGGATGGCGGCGTCCCACGCCCGGCTCGTCCGCCGAGCGCACGGCCGTGCGCGGCTTCGACCGGAGGCACCGGTGA
- a CDS encoding HTTM domain-containing protein, which translates to MIARAMGWLTDEKHSTYGLSVTRMILGFIVASQLIVNWPDRHYTWGDGSRWTDEVLSSRGWPSFLGMFTQLGGVAFDLAYLATIGFGVLMMLGLYTRASSFMTLLLWVSLYVSNPFVGSGGDAILRMVLLYMCLTDSGRHWSLDARRRSRREQVRLSTGSRAGVVPAWMSNTLHNLGIILIVHQVVMVYLGSSFWKVQSPVWKDGTAVYYPLQTDAYSPWHDVLQPLYANATLIAGATYAAVLVQMFFPVLLLYRPTRFLALIAVTGMHLGIGLLMGIMYFSLVMIAVDMILVSDGSWERAQAWLRARRRGVVADPPPTTTRDLRHISS; encoded by the coding sequence GTGATCGCGCGCGCGATGGGCTGGCTCACCGACGAGAAGCACTCGACCTACGGCCTCTCGGTCACCCGGATGATCCTGGGATTCATCGTCGCGAGCCAGCTGATCGTCAACTGGCCCGATCGCCACTACACGTGGGGCGACGGCTCACGCTGGACCGACGAGGTGCTGTCCAGCCGCGGCTGGCCGTCGTTCCTGGGGATGTTCACGCAGCTCGGGGGAGTGGCCTTCGACCTGGCCTATCTCGCGACGATCGGGTTCGGCGTCCTGATGATGCTGGGCCTGTACACGCGGGCGTCCTCGTTCATGACGCTGCTTTTGTGGGTCTCGTTGTACGTCAGCAACCCGTTCGTCGGATCGGGCGGCGACGCCATCTTGCGCATGGTGCTGCTGTACATGTGCCTGACGGACTCCGGTCGTCACTGGTCGCTGGACGCCCGGCGGCGCAGTCGCCGCGAGCAGGTGCGCCTTTCGACAGGCTCAAGGGCCGGCGTCGTCCCGGCGTGGATGAGCAACACGCTGCACAACCTGGGCATCATCCTGATCGTGCACCAGGTCGTGATGGTGTACCTCGGATCGTCGTTCTGGAAGGTGCAGAGCCCGGTCTGGAAGGACGGGACGGCGGTCTACTACCCGCTGCAGACCGATGCGTACTCGCCGTGGCACGACGTGCTCCAGCCGCTGTACGCCAATGCGACCCTGATCGCCGGTGCCACGTACGCCGCGGTGCTCGTCCAGATGTTCTTCCCGGTGCTCCTGCTCTACCGCCCCACCCGGTTCCTGGCCCTGATCGCCGTGACCGGGATGCACCTGGGGATCGGGCTGCTGATGGGCATCATGTACTTCTCCCTGGTGATGATCGCGGTCGACATGATCCTGGTCAGCGACGGGTCCTGGGAGCGTGCGCAGGCATGGCTCCGCGCCCGCCGGCGGGGCGTCGTTGCCGATCCGCCGCCCACGACCACGCGTGATCTGCGCCACATATCGTCGTAA
- a CDS encoding choice-of-anchor G family protein: protein MKKLARNTLALGTATLIVTAGLSFSANGAEERYTYKSYAEAQYISASGALLGSALVDPLADFLEGGGLGADTKSAGAVAKVDSAAGTPEVVGPNYTSSPIDFLNQLTGPAGDLLGAGSVGAVGSYAKSDKRDSTAASGAVTNDGLVDLDTASASSYGHAKLQLAGPGSPLAPLAALANVTLDLGALGSETSNVNGTPVHRTEIAGGQLVLDVPALGQVLDPILGLTSGLGSIGLVGGVPETVDALSTLTGKGVKIDLKAGKITVDIDALLISTTGKNLNGQPANTPLLPVIIDGVVKQLPELTTGLSKNLLPTLRDNLTIGGVPLKDLLAPVVALVQPILDAAVTPLLADLASSIADPITQLFDALTPLVDLRINVQEKDAGSYRESIAARLPTSAGVLSTTAVRVALLNTSGAPALAVNLGNSLVGPSSRTAVTPTPSPTNSDAAAGDADSPSSDNDSDSDGSDADGAAAGDGSDSIADADAQADADVTTTLPSTGASNLLPFWLLGIALLLFGGAVLVNEKRRLSASI from the coding sequence ATGAAGAAGCTTGCCAGGAACACCTTGGCGCTCGGAACGGCGACGCTGATCGTCACCGCCGGACTCTCGTTCTCCGCCAACGGCGCTGAAGAGCGATACACATACAAGTCATACGCAGAGGCCCAGTACATCTCGGCCAGTGGCGCGCTGCTCGGATCTGCCCTGGTCGATCCGCTCGCTGACTTCCTCGAAGGCGGCGGGCTGGGCGCGGACACGAAGTCCGCCGGTGCCGTGGCAAAGGTTGACTCAGCGGCAGGTACGCCGGAGGTCGTGGGTCCCAACTACACCTCGAGCCCGATCGACTTCCTCAACCAGCTGACCGGTCCGGCTGGTGACCTCCTGGGTGCTGGCTCCGTCGGAGCGGTCGGTTCGTACGCGAAGTCTGACAAGCGGGATTCGACGGCTGCCTCGGGCGCCGTGACCAACGACGGACTGGTCGACCTGGACACGGCTTCAGCCAGCAGCTACGGACACGCCAAGCTCCAGCTGGCCGGCCCGGGCTCCCCGCTTGCACCCCTCGCGGCGCTCGCCAACGTCACGCTTGACCTGGGAGCGCTCGGCTCCGAGACGTCGAACGTCAACGGCACCCCGGTTCACCGTACGGAGATCGCTGGCGGACAGCTCGTCCTCGACGTTCCTGCGCTCGGTCAGGTCCTCGATCCTATCCTCGGACTGACATCCGGACTAGGCAGCATCGGCCTTGTCGGCGGCGTCCCGGAGACGGTCGATGCTCTGTCGACCCTCACCGGCAAGGGGGTGAAGATCGACCTCAAGGCGGGCAAGATCACGGTCGACATCGACGCCCTGCTGATCAGTACGACCGGCAAGAACCTCAACGGCCAGCCGGCCAACACGCCGCTCCTACCTGTGATCATCGACGGTGTCGTCAAGCAGTTGCCGGAACTCACGACTGGCTTGAGCAAGAACCTCCTCCCCACCCTTCGTGACAACCTGACGATCGGTGGCGTCCCGCTCAAGGATCTGCTGGCACCGGTCGTCGCACTCGTCCAGCCGATCCTCGACGCTGCCGTGACCCCGTTGCTCGCCGATCTGGCCAGTTCGATCGCCGATCCGATCACGCAACTGTTCGATGCCCTGACACCGCTTGTCGACCTTCGGATCAACGTCCAGGAGAAGGACGCTGGCAGCTATCGGGAGTCGATCGCTGCGCGCCTGCCCACGTCAGCTGGCGTGCTCTCCACAACGGCAGTGCGCGTGGCTTTGCTGAACACATCTGGAGCGCCGGCGTTGGCGGTCAACCTCGGCAACTCGCTCGTAGGCCCCAGCAGCCGCACCGCGGTGACGCCGACGCCGTCACCGACCAACTCGGACGCCGCGGCCGGCGACGCGGACTCGCCCAGCAGTGACAACGACTCGGACTCCGATGGCTCCGACGCCGATGGTGCAGCGGCCGGCGACGGCTCCGACTCGATCGCCGACGCCGATGCGCAGGCCGATGCCGACGTGACGACGACGCTGCCCTCCACGGGCGCATCGAACCTGCTCCCGTTCTGGCTGCTGGGCATCGCCCTGCTGCTGTTCGGTGGCGCCGTGCTCGTCAATGAGAAGCGTCGCCTGAGCGCGTCGATCTGA
- a CDS encoding DUF5819 family protein: MPTSPQQDESARPRHRWVVEVLLALVAVHSVILALWLAPAGPLRDAVGGNRLASYVDPYFQQGRDVVGVGRHQVDDSFSVRAFVVPDDGGKGTATEWVDLTQLDARATRHDVTAQRARLVARRLATNLNLAMLDLNDAQRRIIGDLTAEDLPSGIRISLEKSGGDPAAVRVFQAYHQMATQFASLYAQAQWDGRVDRVQFRTGRRTVPPVAGEASPDDVDAAMVSYGWRPTFRGSLEAREAFDSFVTK; encoded by the coding sequence GTGCCGACTTCGCCCCAGCAGGACGAGTCCGCGCGCCCGCGGCACCGCTGGGTCGTCGAGGTGCTGCTGGCGCTCGTCGCGGTGCACTCGGTGATCCTGGCGCTGTGGCTGGCGCCGGCGGGCCCTCTCCGGGACGCCGTAGGGGGCAACAGGCTGGCCAGCTACGTCGACCCGTACTTCCAGCAGGGCAGGGACGTCGTCGGGGTCGGCAGGCACCAGGTGGACGACTCGTTCAGTGTCCGCGCGTTCGTGGTGCCGGACGATGGCGGCAAGGGCACGGCGACCGAGTGGGTCGACCTCACGCAGCTGGACGCCCGCGCCACCCGGCACGACGTGACGGCGCAGCGGGCTCGCCTGGTCGCCCGCCGGCTGGCGACCAATCTGAACCTGGCCATGCTCGACCTGAACGACGCGCAACGCCGCATCATCGGCGACCTGACTGCGGAGGACCTGCCCAGCGGCATCCGGATCTCGCTGGAGAAGTCCGGCGGCGACCCGGCCGCCGTGCGCGTGTTCCAGGCCTACCACCAGATGGCGACCCAGTTCGCCTCGCTCTACGCGCAGGCGCAGTGGGACGGACGGGTCGACCGCGTGCAGTTCAGGACGGGACGGCGCACCGTACCGCCGGTCGCAGGCGAGGCCTCACCGGACGACGTCGACGCCGCGATGGTCTCCTACGGGTGGAGGCCCACGTTCCGCGGCTCGCTCGAGGCCCGCGAGGCCTTTGACTCCTTCGTGACGAAATGA
- a CDS encoding HTTM domain-containing protein, with protein sequence MASGLVRSVQEVRGHIDDWAVGDKHALRAAAACRIGTGLAVLGLLLSNFSTRDLWVGQGSVWAEPARAISRFPELALLDGVSPDILTLVYVVTMLAALAFALGWHAKAANVVTFVGFIAIVGQNPVVGAPGDHLIRLTLLWMLLMRSADHWSLDALRQTSRLAAGKRAAREEDALPVWLSTGLHNVGLLALGAQMVLSSMAAGLDKVAERPWQQGTALYSTMQLPEFRPFPALSDLLSHSTVLLALLTYGVLLSQLFFGPLLFNPWTRRVLIVVVGGVNLVLALVFAQPWSALSTIAVALLFVSDETWERVEHWSIERGYDVLDLSDAVRYNVVLPAVDWVRFTLVRR encoded by the coding sequence ATGGCGTCAGGGCTCGTCCGGAGCGTGCAGGAGGTCCGAGGACACATCGATGACTGGGCCGTCGGCGACAAGCACGCCCTCCGTGCGGCGGCGGCCTGCCGGATCGGGACGGGCCTGGCCGTGCTGGGCCTGCTGCTGTCGAACTTCTCGACCCGCGACCTTTGGGTCGGGCAGGGCTCGGTCTGGGCCGAGCCGGCCCGGGCGATCAGCCGGTTCCCCGAGCTGGCCCTGCTGGACGGGGTCAGCCCGGACATCCTGACGCTGGTCTACGTCGTCACGATGCTGGCCGCGCTGGCCTTCGCCCTGGGCTGGCACGCCAAGGCGGCCAATGTCGTCACGTTCGTCGGCTTCATCGCGATCGTTGGGCAGAACCCGGTCGTCGGGGCACCGGGGGACCACCTGATCCGCCTGACCCTGCTGTGGATGCTGTTGATGCGCTCGGCCGACCACTGGTCGCTGGACGCGCTGCGCCAGACCAGCCGGCTGGCCGCCGGGAAGCGGGCCGCGCGCGAGGAGGACGCCCTTCCCGTCTGGCTGTCGACCGGCCTGCACAACGTGGGTCTGCTCGCGCTGGGCGCCCAGATGGTCCTGAGCTCGATGGCCGCCGGCCTGGACAAGGTCGCCGAGCGCCCGTGGCAGCAGGGGACCGCGCTGTACTCGACGATGCAGCTGCCGGAGTTCCGTCCGTTCCCGGCGCTGTCGGACCTGCTGAGCCACAGCACCGTCCTGCTGGCCCTGCTGACGTACGGGGTGCTGCTGTCGCAGCTGTTCTTCGGTCCGCTGCTGTTCAACCCGTGGACGCGCCGGGTCCTCATCGTCGTGGTGGGCGGCGTCAACCTGGTGCTGGCGCTGGTGTTCGCGCAGCCGTGGAGCGCGCTCAGCACGATCGCGGTGGCGCTGCTGTTCGTGTCCGACGAAACGTGGGAACGCGTCGAGCACTGGTCCATCGAGCGGGGCTACGACGTGCTCGACCTGTCCGATGCGGTGCGCTACAACGTGGTGCTGCCGGCCGTCGACTGGGTGAGGTTCACGCTCGTGCGCCGCTGA
- a CDS encoding MFS transporter — MLVQVVGGLGNGSGLAVSGLLLKDITGSSAWSGMAVVMLTLGAAAFTIPLSSLAARSGRRPALTTGWLAGAAGAAVTVWAAATELLPLALLGLLLFGGSTAANLQSRFAATDRAEPAHIGRSLSIVVWSTTIGAVIGPNLTGPGADVADAVGLPDLAGPMLFSAVGFAVAGVLTFVLLRPDPLVRAAGAPKPQQGVRAALPHLRGRTLTAVWVVASSHAVMVAVMALTPVHMEDHGASLKIIGLTISLHIAGMFALSPLMGWLSDTWGQDRTILLGQSILVVAAAVAGTSGGSQVQITIGLTLLGIGWSASVIAGASALTASLAVQDRPLVQGFSDLAMNIAGALGGLLAGLVVALSGFGTLNVAAAVLTIPVVVLILAGRRVAAQTS, encoded by the coding sequence GTGCTGGTGCAGGTTGTGGGTGGGTTGGGCAACGGGTCGGGGCTGGCGGTCAGCGGACTGCTGCTCAAGGACATCACCGGGTCGTCGGCGTGGTCCGGCATGGCCGTGGTGATGCTGACGCTGGGCGCCGCCGCGTTCACGATCCCGCTGTCATCGCTCGCGGCACGGAGCGGACGACGCCCGGCGTTGACGACCGGCTGGCTGGCCGGGGCCGCCGGTGCCGCCGTGACGGTGTGGGCCGCCGCCACCGAGCTGCTGCCGCTGGCCCTGCTGGGCCTGCTGCTGTTCGGCGGGAGCACCGCTGCGAACCTGCAGTCCCGGTTCGCGGCGACGGACCGGGCAGAACCGGCACACATCGGCCGGTCGCTGTCGATCGTCGTGTGGTCGACGACGATCGGCGCCGTGATCGGCCCGAACCTGACCGGCCCGGGTGCGGACGTCGCCGATGCCGTCGGCCTGCCCGACCTGGCCGGCCCCATGCTGTTCTCGGCGGTCGGCTTCGCCGTTGCCGGCGTGCTGACGTTCGTGCTGCTGCGTCCCGATCCGCTGGTGCGCGCGGCGGGGGCGCCGAAGCCCCAGCAGGGCGTCCGCGCGGCACTCCCCCACCTGCGGGGACGCACGCTCACGGCGGTGTGGGTCGTCGCGTCGTCGCATGCCGTGATGGTCGCCGTCATGGCCCTCACCCCCGTCCACATGGAGGACCACGGCGCATCGCTGAAGATCATCGGCCTGACCATCAGCCTGCACATCGCCGGGATGTTCGCGCTCTCCCCGCTCATGGGCTGGCTCAGCGACACCTGGGGGCAGGACCGGACGATCCTGCTCGGCCAGTCGATCCTGGTGGTCGCGGCAGCCGTCGCCGGCACCTCCGGCGGGTCGCAGGTGCAGATCACCATCGGGCTGACCCTGCTGGGGATCGGCTGGTCCGCCTCGGTGATCGCCGGCGCATCCGCGCTGACCGCTTCGCTGGCCGTCCAGGACCGCCCGCTCGTCCAGGGCTTCTCCGACCTCGCGATGAACATCGCGGGCGCGCTGGGCGGCCTGCTGGCGGGCCTGGTCGTCGCGTTGAGCGGGTTCGGCACCCTCAACGTGGCAGCGGCCGTCCTGACCATTCCGGTGGTCGTGCTCATCCTGGCCGGGCGGCGCGTGGCCGCGCAGACGTCCTGA